The nucleotide window AGATTGGCCGGGCCCATATTGATCCAGGCGCCAGTAGCGGTTTAGTGCGGTAACACCAACCTGGCCAATGGTTTCACCATTAACGGTTACCGCTGCTGGCGTTACCGTCAATGACAATTCAGTACCTTGACGCTCTATCACCAAATCAATGGGCCGCTCCGCTCTGGGACGCACGTGCTCCACCCACTGGACCCAGTCTGCCAGTGGCTGCCCATCAGCGCTGATAATACGATCTCCCGCTTCAAGGCCAGCCCGTTGCGCCGGGCTGCCATCTGCAACCGAGCCCACCGCCGCATCCAGTGACGGCACCGTGAGCTGCAAACCAATGGCTTTGAGTAAATCCGGATTTTTGCTGTCCACATCCCAGTCGCCCAAATAGGTGGCGTAACTCAAGACCTGATCAGAGCCGAGAGGAGATGCGGTGAATTGAATCTCCGACGTGTCGCCGAGACGCAGAATTAGTTGCTCGTGGAAGCTCTGCTGGGATGGGGTTTTCACACCATCCACTGTCAATATTTCCAGGCCGGGTGTGAGACCAGCGCGATCGGCAATGGAGCCCGGCTCAACATCACCGACAATAGCGGCAACACCGATAACCCCATGCATAAAAATAACCCAATAAAACACAATGGCCAAAACAAAATTGGCTACTGGGCCGGCCAGCACCACGGCAATGCGCTGCCACACAGGCTTGCGGTTAAAAGCATGGGGAAGGTCTTCGGCGGCAACATCCCCTTCACGCTCATCCACCATGCGCACATAGCCGCCCAGAGGGATCCAGGCGATTGTGAATTCCGTGCCGAGTTTATCGGTCCAGGAAAAAATAGGTTTACCAAAGCCTACCGAGAAACGCAGCACTTTGACGCCGCAGCGGCGGGCTACCCAAAAATGACCGAATTCGTGGAAGCTCACCAATACGCCCAAGGCGACAATGGTGTAAAAGACCGTGCTAACTATATCCACTCAGGACAACCTCATTTAAACACTACTCTGCCAACAGCGACTGCGACAAAATATCCATGGCTTTCTGGCGAGCCATCTGGTCGCTGGCTTGGACAGCTTCGATACTGCCCGGTTCACTGACCTGCCACTGTTGCACTACCCGATCCACCAGCTGAGCAATTTGGTCAAACTTCAACTGACCTTGTAAAAACGCCGCCACAGCCACTTCGTTTACGGCGTTGAGTACAGCGGGGTAATCACCACCACTCTGGGCCGCCTGACGGGCCAGACGAAGACAGGGAAAACGCTGTTCGTCCGGCGCTTCGAAATCCAGCCTTGACGCAGCCACGATATCCAGTGACGACACCCCTGAATCAATGCGTTGAGGCCAGGCCATGGCATGGGCGATGGGGGTACGCATATCCGGGTTGCCTAACTGGGCGAGCACACTGCCGTCTACATATTCCACCATAGAGTGCACCACGCTCTGTGGGTGCACCACCACTTCCACTTTCTCAGGGCCGACATCAAACAGCCAGCAAGCTTCAATCAGCTCAAGCCCCTTGTTCATCATGGTGGCCGAGTCCACCGAGATTTTACGACCCATGGACCAGTTGGGATGAGCGCAAGCCTGGTCCGGCGTTACCGCTGACAGCTCTGCCAGTGGCTTGGTGCGAAATGGGCCGCCAGAACCGGTCAACAAAATTTTGCGTACTCCGGCTCTGTCAAGGTGGTCATACCCCTCTGGCAAACACTGAAAAATCGCATTGTGTTCACTGTCGATGGGTAACAGCTCAGCACCACCGCGCCGCACAGCATGGATAAACAAGCGCCCGGCCATCACCAGGGCCTCTTTATTAGCCAACAGCACTCGCTTGCCATTTTCGGCAGCAGCCAGTGTGGGCATCAGGCCAGCGGCGCCAACAATGGCCGCCATCACCATATCCACCTCTACTGCTGAAGCCACCTGGCACAATGCACCCTGGCCCGCCAACACCTCAGTGGGCACATCAGCCAGCAGTTCTTGTAACTGCGCTGCATGAGCACTGTCTGCCACCACTGCGTAACGGGGCTTGAACTGGCGACACTGTCTGGCCAACTGCTCTACCTGACTGTTGCAGGTAAGGGCAAATACGTGAAACTGCTCCGGGTGGCGAGCAATCACATCAAGGGTACTCACCCCAATAGAGCCGGTAGCACCAAGTACCGTGATGGTTTTTACAGATTGGGTACAGGTCAAAGCAAGTTGCCAGAAAAATTAAGCAGATAAATCAGAGTAAATACTGGAAACGCTGCGGTCATACCATCGACCCGATCGAGAATACCCCCGTGACCGGGCAGAATAGAACCGCTGTCTTTGATATTGCGCTGCCGTTTGACCATGCTCTCCAGCAGATCGCCCAATACCGAAGACACCGCTGTGGCAGCAATCAGTAACGCCAACAGCAACCACTGTTGTCCGCTGGCATTCAACTGCCAACCCAACACCACCAGCAAAAGGCCATTCACAGTTAGCCCGCCGACAACTCCCGCCCAGGTTTTTTTGGGGCTGACCGTCGGCGCCAGTTTGCGGCGACCAAAGTGCTTTCCAGCGAAATAGCCTCCGGTGTCCATAAGCACCACGATCGATACCACCACCAACAGTGCCCAACGGCCACCGTTGTCAGTGGGTAACGTTGCGAAACCATTCGAATAAAGAAGCAAAGTCATCGCCAACCAGGTGGGCACCAGCACAAACCATCCCATCAGCACCTTAACCCAGGTATTTGCCCACAGCACCACTGTGTTTGGGAAACTTTTCACCCAAAACAGGGCAATCAACCACCAACCGCAAGCGCTGGCCAACAAGGTCAGTTGACTACTGCGAGGCCCTTCCAGCAGGTAATGATTGGCAGCTAACACCAAAGCCGCACTGCCCACCACAAAACCCAGGCGCGCGACGATGGACCGCAAGCCCGCAAGATTGCTCCACTCCCAGGATGCAAGCAGCACCAACGATGCGCTCAACACCGCAAACCAGGGTTTGGGCAAGAAAAACAGTGTCGCCAGAAACAGGCCAACCAGAGTCAGTCCAGTGATAATCCGCACTTTAAGCATCGGCTGCTTCCTCCGCCTCAATCTGTTCGGCGGTCATGCCAAAGCGGCGTTGGCGATGGCGGTAGTCTTGCACCGCAGCGGTAAACGCGGCTTCATCAAAATCTGGCCACATCAATTTGGAAAAATGAAATTCTGCATAGGCCATTTGCCAAAGCAAAAAATTGCTGATGCGCTGTTCAAAGGCGGTGCGGATGCAGAGATCCACCGGCGGCAGATCCGCCAGCGAAATTTGCTCGCCAAGTAAAGTTTCGTCCACTTGGCTACTGGCTAGCTCACCACGTTCAACCTGCTCAGCCAGTTTGCGCGCGGCGTTGGCAATATCCCAATGGCCGCCGTAATCCACCGCCAGCACCAGGGTTTGCTTGCCACCCAGCGTTTGCTGTTCGGCGTCTTCAATCAGTTTGCTCAAGCGACCGCTAAAGCGCTCGCGATTGCCGATAACTCGCAGTGCCACCCCCTTTTGTTTGAGGGTTTTGACTTCTTTTTTCAGATATGAGGCAAACAGCGACATAAGCCCCTGTACCTCTGCTGCCGGGCGGCGCCAGTTTTCGCTGCTAAACGCAAACAGGGTCAGTACATCCACGTCGTGCTTTTTACAGGCTTCCAGGGCATCGCGTACCCGTTCCACACCGGCCTGATGACCAGCCAAGCCACCCAGACCACGCTGTTTGGCCCAGCGATTGTTGCCATCCATAATGATGGCTACATGCCGCAACGGACAGTGATTGACTGTGGCGTTCATAGAACGATTCCTGCAACAACAGGCACCATGCACCCGGGCATCAGATTTCCATTAAGTCTTTTTCTTTTACCGCCAGCAACTCGTCCACCTGGCCCACAAAACGGTCGGTGATTTTCTGTACATCATCCTGGGCTTTGCGATCTTCGTCTTCGGTAATCTCTTTTTCCTTGAGCAAGTCTTTCACATCAGAAAGTACATCGCGGCGGATATTACGGATGGAGATACGGGCGTTTTCCGCTTCACTGCGGGCCTGTTTGGTGTAGCCCTTACGCGTCTCTTCAGTGAGCGGTGGCATCGGGATGCGAATCAACTCACCGGTAGTGACTGGATTAAGGCCCAGATCCGATTTCATAATGGCTTTTTCAATTTCCGGCACCAGCTGTTTTTCCCACACGCTGATACTCAGGGTACGGGCATCCAGCACAGAGATATTGGCCATTTGATTCAGGGGCGTATCGGCACCGTAGTAAGACACGTTAATGCCATCCAGCAGGCTGGGGTGGGCACGACCGGTACGAATTTTGGAGAACGCCGTATTTAAAGCAGTGATGCTTTTTGCCATGCGCTCTTCGGCGTCTTTTTTGAGATCATTAATCATCGTTCTCATCCTTAGCTTCTTCAATCAGGGTGCCCTCTTCGCCACCCACAACAATACTCAGCAATGCGCCGGGCTTGGACATGCGGAATACCCGCAGGGGCATATCCTGTTCCCGGCACAGACAAATAGCGGTGAGATCCATCACACCCAATTTTTTGTCAAGCACTTCATCGTAAGTGAGGTTGCTGAACATTTTTGCATCCGGGTATTTCATCGGGTCGGCATCGTAGACGCCGTCTACCTTAGTGGCCTTCAGTACCAGCTCTACTTCCACCTCAATACCGCGCAGGCAAGCAGCGGAATCGGTGGTAAAGAACGGGTTGCCAGTACCGGCGGAAAAAATCACTACCTCGCCTTGTTCAAGGTAGCGCATGGCTTTACGGCGATCGTAGTGCTCCACCACACCGCTCATGGGAATGGCAGACATCACTCTGGCAGAAATATTGCTGCGCTCAAGGGCATCGCGCATGGCCAGGGCGTTCATGACCGTGGCCAGCATCCCCATATGGTCACCGGTTACTCGTTCCATGCCCGCTTCACTGAGGGCCTGGCCGCGAAACAAATTGCCACCGCCAATTACCAAACCGACCTGCACACCAATGCCCACCAGTTGACCGATTTCCAAGGCCATGCGGTCGAGCACCTTGGGATCAATACCGAAGCCCATATCCCCCATTAGCTCTTCACCGCTGAGCTTCAACAGGATGCGTTTATACTTCTTGTCCTTGGTGGCAGCGCTATTAGGCATGATTTCCTCATCGAGCAAATAGGTTAGTCAGAAAAGAATACGGGAGCCCAATTTTGGGCTCCCGTATTGTACAGATTTTCTGTCTGTTGTCCTCGGTCTTATGCACCTTGAACAGCAGCAGCCACCTCAGCAGCAAAATCCGTTTCTTCCACTTCGATGCCTTCGCCCACTTCATAGCGGGTAAAGGAGGCCACTTCGCCACCGGCATTCGCCACCAGCTTGCCCACTTTCACGTCTGGATCCTTCACGAAGGGTTGCTCAACCAGGCTGTTTTCTGCCTTGAACTTGTTCATGCGGCCAACAATCATCTTCTCGATGATTTCTTCCGGCTTGCCGCTCTCGCGCGCCTGGGCGGTAAAAATTTCCTTCTCTTTATCGAGAACGTCCTGAGGCAGATCTTCTGGCTTGGCCACTTGCGGGTTAACCGCGGCAACGTGCATAGACACGTCTTTGGCCACTTCGTCGCTACCGCCAGTCAATGCAGTAAGAACGCCGATACGATTGTTACTGTGCACGTAACCGTCAACCACAGCACCTTCTACAACCACAGCGCGACGAACACCGATGTTTTCGCCAATTTTCTGAACCAGCGCTTCGCGAGCTGTTTCCAACTCACCGGCCATCAAAGCAGCAACATCGGTTTGCTTCTCGGCAAATACTTTATCCACAACGGTACCAACGAAGCCCAGGAAGCCTTCGTCGCGGGCAACGAAGTCGGTTTCGCTGTTAACTTCAACCAGTACGCCGTAGCTGTTGTCGTCGGCCACTTTGATGGCAACAACACCATCGGCAGCGGTACGGCCAGCCTTTTTAGCCGCTTTCATACCACTGGATTTGCGCAGCTCTTCGATAGCCACTTCGATATCACCACCGGCAGCAGCCAGTGCTTTTTTACATTCCATCAGCCCGAGGCCTGTGCGCTCGCGCAATTCCTTTACCAACTTCGCTGACATGAGTTTGTCCTCTTGAATTCACATTGTGCCCGGTTCACCGGCAACGGCCAGTAAACCCGATAATTGTTTCAGATAAGTGCGTATTTCAAAAAAGGGGCCGTCGGCCCCTTTTGTACTGCTGCTGGAGAATAGTTACTCCGCTGCAGCTTGCTCAGCTTCCACTTCAACAAATTCGTCTTTGCTGGTGATGCTGCTGCCTTTTTGCTTGCCTTCCAATACCGCATCGGCAATGGCTGCGGTGTACAGCTTGATGGCGCGGATAGCGTCATCGTTACCGGGGATGATGTAGTCAACACCGTCGGGGTTGCTGTTGGTGTCGACAATGCCAATCACGGGAATACCCAGTTTGTTGGCTTCCTGGATGGCAATGCGCTCGTGGTCTACGTCAACGACGAAAAGCACGTCTGGCAGGCCAGCCATGTCCTTGATACCACCGATGGAACGGTCCAGCTTTTCCATCATGCGAGTGCGCATCAGCGCCTCTTTTTTGGTCAGCTTTTCGAAAGTACCGTCCTGGCTCTGAGCTTCCAGGTCGCGGTAGCGACGGATAGAGCCACGAATGGTTTTGTAGTTGGTGAGCATGCCACCCAGCCAGCGGTGGCTGACGAAAGGCATACCACAACGCTCGGCCTGCTCGCGAATGGATTTCTGGGCAGCGCGCTTAGTGCCAACAAACAGAATCTTGTTGCCGTGAGCGGCCAGATCGTGAACGGCTTGCAGCGCGTCATTAAACGCGGGAACAGTTTGCTCGAGGTTGATGATGTGAATCTTGTTGCGGGCGCCGAAAATGTATTGACCCATTTTCGGGTTCCAGAAGCGGGTCTGGTGACCAAAGTGAACACCAGCCTGCAGCATGTCTCGCATGGAAACAGAAGCCATGATAAATCCTTAAATTGTATAAAACGTTCGCATAAGCAGAGATTTTGTTCATCTGGCAAGGCAAAGATGAGCGAAAATCGGGAGTTTGTTGAAACAAATGACCGATTTGAGCGAATCTTTAACGCCGTCAGGGGGCAAAAGATCAATTATGCGAGCGTTTTTGGGTTGGGTCTTCCATATATCCCACTGTTCAACCTCATACCCTTAACGCAGGGGAAAGGCACCCAGAACAGTGTGTCGATATATGTGCGACGTTTATTGGCCATTGCAAGGCGTACCTTGCTCGGCGGCGCGCTTTATACCACAAAAGCAAGTCACAGTAAAAGCAGTCTTTGCAGCCCTCTATCTGGAAAAGTGGTAACTCACCCCTACAACCACCTGGCTGCCGGTGCGCACGTCATTAAAAAAGCCACTGGTATTGCCACTGTAGTGGTATTCCAAAGAACCCACCCAATGCTTGGCAAATGGGCGACCAATGCTGAATCTCGCGTAGTGATACTGGTCGCCATTCAGCTGCCCCAAATCCACTAGCCCAACTTCTACTTCACCAACGCTCTGCCAGGGAAGGTGCTGACGAACCGTCGCAGAAACCACCAGTTGGTTCTGATTGGTATTCCAAATGGAATCGGTGTAGGCAGCGAACAAAGTCAGGCTATCCTGGTAGTCCAGCTGAATTCGCCGCTCCTGATAGTCGGCATTGCGAGATAGATTTTGCTGACGATATTCCAGCCAGGCATTGCTGACACTGAGCTGCCAATCGTCAGTTAACAAACGACGATAACCAATACTGTACTCCGCTTCCCAGTCCCTCGACTGAGCCTGGCCACCTAAACCGCCAATATCCGCTTTCGCCAACCAGGCTGATGCAAACCAACCGGACTCATGCCCCAACCAGGCTTTTACCTGTGGAGTCACAGTCTCCTCAGCCAGAGAAATACCGCGATAAATGTAGTCAGAAGAAACCGACAACGCACCATTAAATTGCCAGGGGCTGCGATCATCATCGGCTTGCACAGAATACGCACACAGCAAAAAAAGCAACACCACCGTGTGGAGTTGCCAGCGACTGTTAACAGGAATAGTCAGTTGCTTATTCAAGGTTATTTGAGAGGGCTCCTGGAATCACGAGGCGTGTTTTCAACAGGCACCATCTGTTTAAGTTGGGCCACCACCTGCCCAGGGTTCAAATTGGGCTGTTTTTCTTTCATTAATGCCGCCAAAGCCGACACCTTGGCTGCGGACATGGAGGAACCGGAGAAAAAGTCGAAACCGCCATCGGGGGCGGTGGTGAGCACATTGGCGCTGTTGAGGTGAACGAGCAATCTGCGTTCGTCACTGTCTGGTGGTTTCCGGCAAACACCAATCACACCGGGCAGCCGAGCGGGATAACCTATGTTTGCATCCCCGGGATCTGCGGCCACCACCAGAATATTCCGTTTCAGGGCTTGAGCCACCAAACGGGCAATCAACGGATCTTGAGGGCCTGCCAGGCTCATATTGATAATATCCGCACCACTGTCTATGGCGTGACTGATGGCACTGGCCACGGTAAAGCTGTTGCAGTGGGCTTTACTGGTACTGTCACCAAGCTGCCAGCAAGCCTTGAGCACTGACACGTCTGCGTCGGGGGATAAACCAACAATGCCCAGCTCATTGTTGGGCTGGGCAGCGATGATACCGGCAACGGCAGTGCCATGAATATCGGCTCGAAAACGTTGACTGTTGTTATCAACAAAATTTTCCACCGCCTTAATTTGGGGTTTTAGCTCCGGGTGGCGAACATCGGCACCGGTATCGATCACCATTATTTTCACCCCTCTTCCGGTAGCTTCCCGGTGGAGGCTGGCAATGTGCTCACGACTGTTTTGGTACTGCAGTTCGAAGTAAGGATCGTTGTACGGAGCGCTCTGAACCGAATAACTGACCATCTGCTGTACAGATTCAATGCGGCGATCGTTGCGCAGCTGCTGCATCACATCCGCCACGACCAAGCTATCGGGGATCCCCAGCAAAACGCAGTAAATGGACAGGGAATTAATCAACCAACCGCGCTCTTCCCGCAATTGGTAATCTCGGGCAATGTCTTTTACCTGGCGTCGCACCAGCAGTGTACTGTTGTAATTCAACGGTGCCTGATAATTGCGCCCAAACGAACGCACAGCGGCATTCTCTTTAGCAGCATCGTGAGTCAGTGTTACCAGTATTGGAGTGAACCCACTGGGCACACTAACGCCCCGCTCCGGGATAAACTGATCCAGTGACACTTGCTTATGTTGTGAGCTGCCACAGGCAGACAGCACCAGGGCAAACAACACTGCCGTCACTGTTTTTAAGCGAGCACTGCCAATCACTAAAGCCATTACTGCATTTCCTGCTGAGATGCCCTGGGGGAATGAACCGACGGCTCTGCCAGTTTTACCCAAGGGCTGCCACGCAAATTGTGCAATACCAATTCCTGCTGAGCTGAGGGCTTAAGGGTGGATATGGTATACAAACCCGCTTTTGATGGCCCACTGATAATCTGTGCATCCACATTATTCAGCAAATTTCGGATATCCACTTCTGTTGCAGCAGGCTGAAAGATTACCCGGTACACCTGGCTGTGCTCTGCTGCAGCACGCACCAAATCATCATCACTGGAGTAGGTTTCCAGGGTAACACCTTGCGGCTTCCCAGGCAGCACAACCAGTAAGCTCACCACCAAAACCAGGCACGCTGCCTGAGCCCACATCACTGTTTTTGCAGCTTTCGGTGTGCCAGACCACTGGCGTTGCCAACTGGATAGCCAGGTGACTTTGCCACCGTGGCTGCTCTGAGGTGCGGCTTGGCCATCGATTGCTCTCAAGGTCTTTTCCAAGTTGGCTTCCATCCGCTGGGTAGTGAGTAACTCTTCCAGCTCTGTAGGCTCAGTGCGGATGGCATCCACCACTTGCTGGGCTTGCTGCAACTCAGCGAAACAAACTTCGCATTGGGCCACATGCTCCTGAACTTGGCGCTGTTGAGCCGCATTTAACTGGCCGTTGACAAAACTCGGGAGCATTGCCTGGCATTGGTCGTGGTAAAGCGGCCTGGGTGCGTCGCTTTTCATGGTGTTTCCCCCTTTACTGCCGGGATTGGCACAGTATCGTGGCCAAATACCCTTTTAAAAATTTTGCGTGCATGGAATAGACGCGTTTTAACCGTATTGGCCGGACATTCCATAATTTGGCCGATTTCCTCGCAGGTGTAGCCGGATTGGTAAGCCAGCTCAACGCAACTTCTCTGTTCTGGCGACAGATGTTGCATGGCCTGCTCAATTTCCTGACGGCTATCCCAGCGCTCCACTTCATTGTCGGTGGCCTCCTGCTCTGGCACTGCGTCCAGATCCTGGCTGGCATGCTTCTCAAGTTTACGGGCTGCTTCCCAGCACTTGCGCATACCAATCCCCATAATCCAGGTAGATACACGGGATTCGCCACGAAAATCGCTGGCTTTTTGCCAGGTAGTCAACAGAGTATCGTTAACCACCTCCTCAATAACATCCAACTGCTTCAGATAGCGATAGGCAAAGCGGGTCAGCAGTGGGTAGTAACGGCGATACAGGGCTGAAAAAGCTTTTTTATCCCCTGCACCCGACGCCTGCAATAACTGCAAATCCAGCTGATCCTGTTTTTGAACTTGGTTATTCAATAGTCCACATCCACTCGCTTTCGACACCTGTTAGTGGCCGCTACCCAAAAAAAGGTTCATTCAATGGAATGAATTTTTATTGAACTCAAAGCGACTTCCCCCCCACTAATAGAGTGAAGGGGCTTCCCCCCGAGAATCATGTTGGGTTACCAGTCTTAACCCGGCAGCAGTTGGTTCTGTATTTTTAGGCCCGGCTGTCTGTCAGAGAGTATCCCCAAACTCAATCAACCGGGTTAGACTTTTTGCCCCGCCAACTGGCGGGGCTTTTTTATGGAGACGTGGCCACTTCGCCGGAGAACAGAGTGCTGCGCCATACCATCCACAGGCCAGCAATAATGGTGAGCGAACCAAACCAGGCGATGGCAGGCAACAGCCCCAACCAGGCCACCAGGTGACCACAGCTCCAGGCACCCAGCGGAGCGGCACCAAATAAAGACAGCTGATACACCGACACCATGCGGGATGCATAGCTGCTGGGGGCCACCTCGTGCACCATGGTGCGGCCCAATACCATGGACCAGCCAGAAAACAGGCCCCAAAAAAATATTACCGCGAAAACCCCCCAGCTGGGCAGGTGACAGGCCAGCAGAACCAATAAACCGCCGCGAATGAGCAGGCTGACAACCATAAACCGCCCTGCTCGCCAACGGTTACTCAAGCCGCGAATAACCAAGAGGTTGGCAACTATCACCCCCGCCGTAAAAGTGAGCTGCAGCCAGGCGAAAAAGGCGGCACCACCGCCATAGAACTCTCTGGCCAACAGTGGCAGCACCACCAAATACACCCCCAGCCCCAGAAAGCCGGTGGCAAACACCGCAGCCATCAAATGGCGCAGCTGCAAATGCTGCCAGGCCAACTTGAGGCCCGCGATCACACGGGTGTTGACGCCAACCCGGCGAACCGTTTCAACATCGGGGTTTTGGTGACTGTACTTTAATAAAAAGGCGGTAATCACGACTGCTGCCATCTGTAGCGAGACCATCACCACCAGCCCCAGCTGGTCCAGCCAACCGGCAGCGAACATGCCCAGGCTCTGGCAAGCGAACTGCACCAGGCTCATGCGGGCAACGGCGCGGTTTAAATGCCCACTGGCCACTTTGGGCAGCAGACTCTCTCTGGCCGGCTGTATAAAAGCAGTGATGGCGCCGTAGCCAAAACCAAACAAAACCACCAGCAAATAACTGATGGAACCGGTTAACACCAGCCCCATCATCAGGCCATAGGGAATCAGGTAAAGAAGATAGAGCCGGAACAGCAACCGCCCCTGATGACGATTCTCCGATAAGGCGCCACCCCAGAGCACAAACAGCAGAGCTGGCAACATCGCCATCATTTGAGCAAAGCCCACTCGATCGGCGCTTTCCTGCAACACACCGGCTATCAGCCAGGGGTAAATCACAATTTGCAGGCCACCCAGCAGCGACCCGGTGCCTACCCCGGAGAGAAAATAACGAAACCCCGATGAACCGGGTTCAGGGGTGGAGTCAGTCACTGAGTCAGCGGTCTCTGCGGCGTTGCAGTGCGCGGCGGATCAATGACATCAACGTACCCGCCACAAACGCCAGACCAATCACCGCAGCCAGCCCCAGCAGCAGGGTAAGCAGGGCCACCAATGCACCCTCCGGGGTGTCGAAAATCGCCAGGATACCCACCAGCAATACCATGCTGGCAATCAGGCCGAGCATCAGGGTTTTTGGGCGTTTAAACTTCATAACACGCTTTCTATCGATGGTTTATCGTGGGCAGCCTTTGACTGGTCAAAATCGCAGTTACAACTGCAGCATCTCACGGCCCCACTCACATTTGAGTTGTAGGCTGTCGTCACCGGGTTGGTGATAATCCCCCTCAGCCTGCCAGTTGAAGGTATGCACGCCGTACAATTCTGTTTCCAGCTGCACAGTAGCGGATATCCAGTACATTTGCTTGAGCAGGGCCTCAAACTGGGCCAGCCACTGGGCCCATTCGTACTCAACACCCCGGTAGCAAGCCCCAAAGTGTACCACCTGGCTGCCCAGATCCTCCTCGTTCACCGGGGCGGCAAACATATCGCGGCTTATAAGGGGCCAACCGTCTCTGTCTGGCAGTGTTTTTAAAGCCTCGCAATTCACCTGGTGGCGGTTATCACCATCGCCAAAATTCATATCGCGAATGCAACCGTAGACAAGGGACTCCTGGCCCATAAACCGGGTCATTGATACTGCTCCAGCAACTCAATTAACTGTTGTTCATTCATCACCTCGACCCCCAGCTGCTGCGCTTTACTGAGTTTGGAACCGGCCCCCGGCCCCGCTACCACACAGCTGGACTTGGCCGATACGCTGCCTGCGACCTTGGCGCCCAGCTGCTGCAATTTTTCTTTGGCCTCGGAACGACTCATGGACTCCAGTGTGCCGGTCAACACCCAGGTTTGACCTGCCAATGGCAGCTCACTCTCTGCCCTGGGGGTAATATCCGGCCAGTGGACACCCGCCTGCTGTAACTGCTCCAGCACGGCCCGGTTGCTCTCGCCGGCAAAAAACTCCGCCACAAAATGAGCCACCGCCGGGCCGACATCATCGACCTCCTGCAAACTCTCTTCATTCGCATCCTGCAAAGCTTGCAGAGAACCAAAATGATTGGCCAGATTCTGTGCGGTGGCCTCCCCCACTTCGCGAATGCCCAGAGCGTACAAAAACCGCGGCAACGTGGTTTGACGGCTTGTTTCCAGTGCCGCCACTAAATTGCTGGCCGACTTTTCCGCCAGCCGTTCCAGGTTGGCAATTCGCTCTACAGTGAGGGTAAACAAATCTGCCGGTGTCTGTACCAGATCGCGGTCTACCAGCTGCTCAACAATTTTATCCCCGAGGCCGTCTACATCCAGGGCCTTGCGGGAGGCAAAGTGCTTGATCGCCTCTTTGCGTTGGGCACCACACACCAGCCCACCACTGCAGCGAGCAACGGCTTCGTCCGCCAAACGCTCTACCGGCGAACCACAGACCGGGCACTCGTCGGGAAATACAATGGGCTCGGCATTGTCCGGGCGCTTGTCGTGAATCACACTCACCACTTGGGGAATCACATCTCCGGCACGACGCACCACCACGGTATCACCCACCATCAGTTGCAGGCGTTCCACTTCATCGCGGTTGTGAAGAGTGGCGTTGCTAACCGTAACCCCACCGACAAACACCGGCTCCAGGCGCGCCACTGGCGTCACTGCCCCGGTACGCCCAACCTGAAATTCCACATCCACAAGCCGGGTTGATTCTTC belongs to bacterium SCSIO 12696 and includes:
- the ligA gene encoding NAD-dependent DNA ligase LigA, encoding MSATCSAQVVAEAAQLRDQLNHHNHLYYVLDDPQIPDGEYDRMMRRLQSLEQEYPELKTVDSPSQRVGAPPLDVFQQAQHLMPMLSLDNAFNDDEVVDFNRRVTERLNRDGAVEYACEPKLDGIAVSLIYRDGVLERGATRGDGTTGEDITQNVRTIGSIPLRLMGTGHPQLLEVRGEIYLPRSGFEAMNQAARDAGEKPFVNPRNAAAGSLRQLDSAITASRPLEMCAYSVGVVEGGEMANSHTGVLTQLAEWGFLVNEHLQSVSSIDGCLEYYQRLSQLRDGLDYDIDGIVYKVNDLELQRRLGFVARAPRWAIARKFPAQEESTRLVDVEFQVGRTGAVTPVARLEPVFVGGVTVSNATLHNRDEVERLQLMVGDTVVVRRAGDVIPQVVSVIHDKRPDNAEPIVFPDECPVCGSPVERLADEAVARCSGGLVCGAQRKEAIKHFASRKALDVDGLGDKIVEQLVDRDLVQTPADLFTLTVERIANLERLAEKSASNLVAALETSRQTTLPRFLYALGIREVGEATAQNLANHFGSLQALQDANEESLQEVDDVGPAVAHFVAEFFAGESNRAVLEQLQQAGVHWPDITPRAESELPLAGQTWVLTGTLESMSRSEAKEKLQQLGAKVAGSVSAKSSCVVAGPGAGSKLSKAQQLGVEVMNEQQLIELLEQYQ